Proteins encoded within one genomic window of Gloeobacter kilaueensis JS1:
- a CDS encoding cobaltochelatase subunit CobN: protein MHTVLLAGFESFNSDLYREAAERVARVCPDLELVVFNDRDLVARPTEVEVALTGASAFLGSLLFDYQQVQWLAERLEAIPQRLVFESAIELMGQTRLGSFQLGQGKGMPKPVQLLLSKFSSTREEDRLAGYLGFLKAGPRLLRFVPGKKARDLRNWLTLYGYWNAGGAENVANLFLLLAQEYLGVAVRAVPPVQPMPDSGLVHPAASHLFTRPADYLAWYDRQFPERREWPRVALLLYRKHVVSKLPYIPQLIERLEAKGLRTLPVFVTGVEGHTIVRDWLAGPDTQTAPGAVRVDALVSTLGFALVGGPAGSMEAGRRIDAGVRILERNNVPYFVSAPLLIQDIRSWYRQGVGGLQAAVLYALPELDGAIDPVPLGGLVGERIYLVPERVDRLAGRIQRWVQLRRTPAKKRRIGIVLYGFPPGYGATGTAALLNVPASLVTFLRSLASQGYDLGGPVPEDGEALIARLRQSEQQQQPGANSGERIDPRQLERWLGYRRTRRVERHWGALDRAELGFDGQQFQLAGIRLGNVWIGVQPALGVPGDPMRLLFEKDLTPHPQYVAFYRWLEDVFAADALVHFGMHGTFEWLPGAPLGNTGESWPDFLVGNLPNLYIYAANNPSESVLAKRRGYGVLVSHNVPAYGRAGLYKELAQIKELLEEYRAAPGENQPLEAVIEQKVKAAGLDTDCPPTDSFDTYSAQLHLYLQTLENRLFSSGLHVLGQKPTTEQLQSYLDACFAEHLATPLLGAVARGDRFEQLRQEAILTSEQLEQLQHACAVRDLLLRTGEEMTNLLRGLDGQYIPPAPGGDLIRDGAGVLPTGRNIHALDPYRMPSEGAYLRGRQIAENILNDHRKAHGSYPETVAVLLWGLDAIKTRGESVGILLGLVGARPLKEKTGRVVAYELISLAELGRPRIDVLASLSGIFRDTFANVLENLDDLFTRAAAIDEPPELNFIRKHALAFAQQGITNPTARLFSNPKGDYGSLVGDQILTSSWEQTEQLATTWQGRNQYSYGRKDQGTARPELLERLLTTTGRIVQQIDSVEYGLTDIQEYYANTGALKLAAQRSANRPVGASFVESFSQSTEPIELDALLRLEYRGKLLNPKWAEQMAGQGSGGAYEISQRFTALVGWSATAEFRDNWVYDQAAQTYALDPAMAARLRKNNPEAFRNIVARLLEAQGRQFWQADAETLEKLQEQYALAEDAIEQV, encoded by the coding sequence ATGCACACCGTCCTTTTGGCGGGTTTTGAATCTTTTAACAGCGACCTGTACCGCGAGGCGGCGGAGCGGGTAGCGCGGGTCTGTCCAGATTTGGAGCTGGTGGTCTTCAACGACCGGGATCTAGTGGCAAGGCCGACAGAAGTCGAAGTGGCCCTGACTGGGGCGAGCGCTTTTTTGGGCAGCCTGCTCTTTGACTATCAGCAGGTGCAGTGGCTGGCTGAGCGGCTGGAGGCGATCCCGCAGCGGCTGGTCTTCGAGTCGGCCATCGAGTTGATGGGCCAGACGCGCCTGGGCAGTTTTCAGCTCGGCCAGGGCAAAGGGATGCCGAAGCCGGTGCAATTGCTGCTCAGCAAATTTAGCTCGACGCGGGAGGAGGATCGCCTGGCGGGCTACCTGGGCTTTTTGAAGGCAGGTCCACGGTTGCTCAGATTCGTGCCGGGCAAAAAAGCCAGGGATCTGCGAAACTGGCTCACTTTATATGGCTACTGGAACGCTGGGGGAGCGGAGAACGTCGCGAACCTGTTTTTGCTCTTGGCCCAGGAGTACCTGGGGGTCGCCGTCAGGGCGGTGCCGCCGGTGCAGCCCATGCCCGACAGCGGTCTTGTCCACCCGGCGGCCAGCCATCTATTTACCCGGCCCGCCGATTATCTTGCCTGGTACGACCGGCAGTTTCCCGAGCGCCGCGAATGGCCCAGGGTAGCACTGTTGCTCTACCGCAAGCACGTCGTCTCGAAGCTGCCCTACATTCCGCAGCTCATCGAGCGCTTAGAAGCAAAGGGACTGCGCACCCTGCCCGTCTTCGTCACCGGCGTCGAAGGCCACACGATCGTGCGCGACTGGCTCGCTGGTCCCGATACTCAAACCGCCCCCGGTGCGGTCCGCGTCGATGCGCTCGTCTCGACTCTGGGCTTTGCGCTGGTGGGAGGCCCGGCGGGCTCGATGGAGGCGGGCAGGCGCATCGACGCCGGTGTGCGCATTCTGGAGCGCAACAACGTTCCGTACTTCGTGAGCGCGCCGCTATTGATTCAAGACATCCGCTCCTGGTACCGGCAGGGGGTGGGCGGTCTGCAGGCAGCGGTCCTCTACGCCCTGCCGGAGTTGGACGGGGCGATCGACCCGGTACCCCTGGGGGGGCTGGTGGGCGAGCGCATCTATCTGGTGCCGGAGCGGGTCGATCGGCTGGCGGGCCGGATTCAACGCTGGGTGCAGCTTCGGCGTACTCCAGCTAAGAAGCGGCGGATTGGAATCGTTCTCTACGGCTTTCCGCCGGGCTACGGAGCGACGGGAACGGCAGCGCTGCTCAACGTGCCCGCATCGCTCGTCACTTTTTTACGATCTCTAGCCAGTCAGGGCTACGACCTGGGCGGGCCGGTACCCGAGGACGGGGAGGCGCTGATTGCTCGATTGCGGCAGAGCGAGCAGCAGCAGCAGCCGGGGGCCAATTCTGGAGAGCGGATCGATCCCCGGCAACTGGAGCGCTGGCTGGGCTACCGGCGCACCCGCCGCGTCGAGCGGCACTGGGGAGCGCTCGATCGCGCCGAGTTGGGTTTCGACGGTCAGCAATTTCAACTTGCCGGTATTCGCCTGGGCAACGTCTGGATCGGTGTGCAGCCCGCCCTCGGGGTTCCTGGGGATCCGATGCGGCTGTTGTTTGAAAAAGATCTCACCCCCCATCCGCAGTACGTCGCCTTCTACCGCTGGCTGGAAGACGTTTTCGCGGCGGACGCACTGGTGCATTTTGGGATGCACGGCACCTTCGAGTGGCTACCGGGTGCGCCCCTGGGCAATACCGGCGAGAGCTGGCCAGATTTTCTGGTGGGCAACCTGCCCAACCTCTATATCTACGCCGCCAACAACCCCTCCGAGTCGGTCCTGGCGAAGCGTCGGGGCTACGGCGTGCTCGTCTCCCACAACGTGCCTGCCTACGGGCGGGCCGGTCTTTATAAAGAACTGGCCCAGATCAAGGAATTGCTGGAGGAGTACCGCGCCGCGCCGGGGGAGAACCAGCCCCTGGAGGCGGTGATCGAGCAGAAGGTCAAAGCCGCCGGTCTCGATACTGACTGCCCCCCGACGGATTCCTTCGACACCTACAGCGCTCAGCTCCACCTGTATCTGCAGACGCTGGAAAATCGGCTTTTTTCAAGCGGCCTGCACGTTCTGGGGCAGAAGCCGACCACCGAGCAACTGCAAAGCTACCTCGATGCCTGCTTTGCCGAGCATCTGGCGACGCCTTTGCTCGGAGCGGTGGCGCGGGGTGATCGCTTCGAGCAACTGCGCCAGGAAGCGATTCTCACCAGCGAACAACTGGAGCAACTCCAGCACGCCTGTGCGGTGCGCGACCTGTTGCTGCGCACGGGTGAAGAGATGACCAACCTCCTGCGCGGCCTGGATGGGCAGTATATTCCGCCCGCCCCCGGCGGCGATCTGATCCGCGACGGGGCAGGGGTACTGCCGACGGGCCGCAATATCCACGCCCTCGATCCCTACCGGATGCCGTCGGAGGGGGCGTACCTGCGCGGTCGCCAGATCGCCGAGAATATCCTGAACGATCATCGCAAGGCCCACGGCAGCTACCCGGAAACCGTCGCCGTCCTGCTCTGGGGACTCGATGCGATCAAGACGCGGGGCGAATCTGTGGGCATCCTGCTGGGCCTGGTAGGGGCAAGGCCGCTCAAAGAAAAGACCGGGCGGGTGGTGGCCTACGAACTGATCTCCCTGGCCGAGTTGGGCCGTCCGCGCATCGACGTCCTCGCAAGCCTCTCGGGGATCTTCCGCGACACCTTTGCCAACGTGCTCGAAAACCTCGACGATCTATTTACTCGTGCCGCTGCGATCGACGAACCGCCCGAGCTGAACTTTATCCGCAAGCACGCCCTGGCCTTTGCCCAACAAGGCATCACTAACCCGACCGCTCGCCTTTTTTCTAACCCCAAGGGCGACTACGGCTCGCTGGTGGGCGATCAGATTCTCACTTCCAGCTGGGAGCAGACCGAACAACTGGCCACTACCTGGCAGGGCCGCAACCAGTACAGCTATGGCCGAAAGGACCAGGGAACCGCCCGGCCAGAATTGCTTGAGCGCCTGCTTACCACCACAGGCCGGATCGTCCAGCAGATCGACTCGGTGGAGTACGGCCTCACCGACATTCAAGAATACTACGCCAACACAGGCGCGCTGAAACTGGCAGCCCAGCGCAGCGCGAACCGGCCCGTCGGGGCGAGCTTTGTCGAAAGTTTCAGCCAGAGCACCGAGCCCATCGAACTGGACGCCCTGCTGCGCCTGGAGTACCGGGGCAAACTGCTCAATCCAAAGTGGGCCGAGCAGATGGCAGGCCAGGGTTCCGGCGGGGCTTACGAGATTTCTCAGCGCTTCACCGCCCTGGTGGGCTGGTCAGCGACAGCCGAATTTCGCGACAACTGGGTCTACGACCAGGCCGCCCAGACCTACGCCCTCGATCCGGCGATGGCCGCCCGGCTGCGCAAGAACAACCCCGAGGCGTTTCGCAACATCGTCGCCCGCTTGCTCGAAGCCCAGGGCCGCCAGTTCTGGCAGGCGGACGCAGAGACGCTTGAGAAGTTGCAGGAGCAGTACGCCCTGGCCGAGGACGCGATCGAACAGGTATAA
- a CDS encoding protein-disulfide reductase DsbD family protein produces MTLRALGLLVGLALLLFILPVSAQEVARSTHAEVQLVAEEDSVQPGRPLVVGLHFRLDPGWHTYWQYAGDVGLPTTVNWHLPPGFAAGSVQWPYPQKFVRSDASPALVSYGYEGEVLLPVTIHTPRTLKLGSSVSVQAVVQWLECAAVCLPGDGRLSLQLPVRQGIPQPSRWAGTFALSRSRLPITASDWRFEAVVASGDQIQLKAVRPAWLPKAQAQVNFYPAGAGLILAAPQTLTAQPDGFNLRLSVRKTPAVLQGVLFNPEGWRGPGSEKALAIALRPGPPAPAWPGWLAILASAFVGGVLLNLMPCVLPVLSLKVLALVEQADGKARYQRWHGPVFTAGVLVSLWLVAGVLLLLRAGGEQLGWGFQLQSPQFVIAIAVVLFGFALNLFGLFEIGTGFTRLGALVPESGLVGTFLSGVLATTVATPCSAPFMSSALGFALTQPAPLALLVFTSLGVGLAAPYLVLSWAPALLRFVPKPGDWMIRLRQLLGFGLLGSVLWLAWVLGQQSGVQAESALLVALLLCGLGGWLWGSWGALWRPAWMRALSATAALSLVVLGLSFAWGHVAPPRPALVWEAYSPTRLAALQRAGQAVFVDFSAAWCLSCQVNERVALASPAVQAAFQRQRVVVMKADWTNRDPLITAALASFQRNSVPFYVLYRPRRDPQILPELLTPSLVQEALERAYL; encoded by the coding sequence ATGACACTGCGGGCATTGGGCTTGCTGGTCGGGCTGGCTCTGCTGCTGTTCATCCTGCCAGTTTCAGCCCAGGAGGTAGCGCGCTCCACCCACGCCGAGGTCCAGCTGGTAGCCGAAGAAGACAGCGTGCAGCCGGGGCGTCCTCTGGTGGTCGGGCTGCATTTTCGGCTCGATCCAGGCTGGCACACCTACTGGCAATACGCCGGGGATGTTGGTCTGCCGACGACGGTCAACTGGCACCTGCCTCCCGGCTTCGCCGCTGGAAGTGTGCAATGGCCCTATCCTCAAAAGTTTGTGCGCTCCGACGCCTCGCCCGCTCTGGTTTCCTACGGTTACGAGGGCGAGGTGCTGCTGCCGGTCACGATTCATACGCCCCGCACCCTCAAGTTGGGTAGCAGCGTGTCCGTGCAGGCTGTAGTGCAGTGGCTGGAATGTGCCGCCGTCTGTCTACCTGGGGATGGTCGATTGAGCCTGCAACTGCCGGTGCGCCAGGGAATACCCCAGCCCAGCCGTTGGGCGGGCACGTTTGCTCTGAGCCGCTCACGGCTTCCGATTACCGCTAGCGACTGGCGCTTCGAGGCGGTGGTCGCTTCTGGAGATCAAATTCAGCTAAAGGCCGTGCGCCCCGCCTGGCTGCCCAAAGCGCAGGCGCAGGTGAACTTTTATCCTGCCGGTGCAGGACTGATACTCGCCGCTCCCCAGACTCTCACAGCACAACCGGACGGGTTCAATCTGCGCCTGTCGGTGCGCAAAACCCCGGCTGTTTTGCAGGGTGTGCTCTTCAACCCCGAAGGCTGGCGTGGTCCTGGTTCTGAAAAAGCGCTGGCAATCGCCCTGCGGCCCGGCCCCCCTGCCCCCGCCTGGCCGGGCTGGCTTGCCATCCTCGCCTCCGCCTTTGTCGGTGGGGTACTCCTCAACCTGATGCCCTGCGTGCTGCCGGTGCTCTCACTGAAGGTACTCGCTCTGGTGGAGCAGGCGGATGGCAAAGCCAGATACCAGCGCTGGCACGGCCCGGTCTTTACCGCCGGTGTGCTCGTCTCGCTGTGGCTGGTGGCTGGCGTGCTGCTGTTGTTGCGGGCCGGGGGCGAGCAACTGGGCTGGGGATTCCAGTTGCAGTCTCCCCAGTTCGTCATCGCCATCGCCGTGGTGTTGTTTGGCTTTGCCCTCAACCTGTTTGGCCTCTTCGAGATTGGTACCGGTTTTACCCGCCTCGGGGCTCTCGTTCCAGAGTCGGGCCTCGTCGGTACGTTTTTAAGCGGTGTTCTAGCGACGACGGTAGCGACGCCCTGCTCAGCCCCTTTTATGAGCAGTGCCCTGGGCTTTGCCCTCACCCAACCTGCCCCGCTTGCCCTGCTGGTATTCACCAGCCTGGGAGTGGGGCTGGCTGCACCGTATCTGGTGCTGTCGTGGGCACCGGCTCTGCTGCGCTTTGTGCCCAAGCCCGGTGACTGGATGATTCGCTTGCGCCAGTTGCTCGGATTTGGCCTGCTGGGCAGTGTGCTGTGGCTTGCCTGGGTTCTGGGCCAGCAGTCGGGGGTGCAGGCCGAGAGCGCTCTGCTTGTCGCTCTGCTGTTGTGCGGCCTGGGCGGCTGGCTGTGGGGCAGTTGGGGAGCGCTCTGGCGACCGGCCTGGATGCGGGCGCTTTCGGCCACGGCGGCTTTGAGCCTGGTCGTGCTGGGGCTGAGCTTTGCCTGGGGACACGTTGCTCCACCGCGCCCAGCTCTTGTATGGGAAGCATATTCACCCACCCGCCTTGCTGCCCTCCAGCGGGCCGGACAGGCGGTTTTTGTCGATTTCAGCGCCGCCTGGTGCTTGAGCTGCCAGGTCAACGAGCGGGTTGCTCTGGCTTCCCCTGCTGTGCAGGCGGCCTTTCAGCGCCAGCGGGTGGTCGTTATGAAAGCGGATTGGACCAACCGCGATCCGCTTATCACAGCGGCACTGGCCAGCTTCCAGCGCAACAGCGTTCCTTTTTATGTTCTCTACCGGCCCCGCCGCGACCCGCAGATACTGCCCGAACTGCTCACACCGTCGCTGGTTCAAGAGGCGCTTGAGCGGGCGTACTTGTAG
- a CDS encoding thioredoxin family protein, producing the protein MNNRAFFRFAAHLFVLAGLIGLATSVMPVIQPVLAVEGQPYDETADAHKQITSALAAARQDGRYVLLDFGANWCPDCRVLGSYFENGPLKNLVDQRFHLVSIDVGRWNRNTDIAVQYGNPIKKGIPAVVVLDSQGKIVGSTAGGELANARTMTAQQVGNLLEAWAPKAR; encoded by the coding sequence ATGAATAACAGAGCCTTTTTCCGTTTCGCCGCCCATCTGTTTGTTCTGGCTGGCCTGATAGGTCTTGCAACATCGGTGATGCCGGTTATCCAACCAGTGCTGGCGGTCGAAGGTCAACCTTACGACGAGACTGCCGACGCCCACAAGCAAATCACCAGTGCCCTGGCAGCCGCCAGACAAGACGGCAGATACGTCCTGCTTGATTTTGGGGCGAACTGGTGCCCGGACTGCCGGGTTCTGGGCAGTTATTTCGAGAATGGCCCACTTAAGAACCTGGTCGATCAGCGCTTTCATCTGGTGTCGATCGACGTCGGGCGCTGGAACCGTAATACAGATATAGCTGTCCAGTACGGCAACCCTATTAAAAAGGGCATCCCGGCGGTAGTAGTGCTCGATTCGCAGGGCAAGATTGTCGGCTCGACAGCCGGTGGAGAGCTGGCCAATGCCCGCACGATGACTGCCCAGCAGGTAGGCAATCTACTGGAAGCGTGGGCACCAAAAGCGCGATGA